One Aphidius gifuensis isolate YNYX2018 linkage group LG3, ASM1490517v1, whole genome shotgun sequence DNA window includes the following coding sequences:
- the LOC122853506 gene encoding F-box/LRR-repeat protein 20-like — MEILSQNVTLTHLKLEYIEMSNYSAKLISNLVNLEHLNVREARNEIQDDAMSSILNNCKKLKELNIMNANVLSKYIVIEPDSLTKLEHLSITCRPRTSDTVMNYIFMNCKNLKSIDIQYGEFLSNKTLNILGDLKNLKNMDLIRAAIDDSVLYHYHDLKVLDCSFCPKITDSGIKHILDSSPNLEKLRVESTNVTLRTLSYALYLSTCRKKKLRLGLSSHIKVNPESTNDIDVWSIREKFNNEYFELV, encoded by the coding sequence ATGGAAATTTTAAGTCAAAATGTTACTTTGACTCATCTTAAATTAGAATATATCGAAATGAGCAATTATAGTGCAAAATTGATATCAAATTTAGTGAATCTTGAACATTTAAACGTTCGTGAAGCTAGGAATGAAATTCAAGATGATGCAATGAGCAGTATTCTCAATAACTGTAAAAAGttgaaagaattaaatattatgaacGCAAATGtcttatcaaaatatatagtaATTGAACCTGATAGTTTGACCAAACTTGAACATTTGAGTATTACATGTCGTCCTAGAACTAGTGATACTgttatgaattatatattcatgaattgtaaaaatttaaaaagtatagaTATACAATATGGAGAGTTTTTGTCTAACAAAACTCTCAATATACTAggagatttaaaaaatctaaaaaatatggaTTTGATAAGGGCTGCCATTGATGATTCAGTTTTATACCATTATCATGATCTCAAGGTATTGGATTGTTCATTTTGCCCAAAAATAACAGACTCTGGTATCAAACACATACTTGACTCATCGCCAAACCTTGAAAAATTAAGAGTGGAATCGACGAACGTTACACTTCGCACGCTTAGTTATGCATTGTATTTAAGTACAtgtcggaaaaaaaaattacgtctTGGCTTAAGTAGCCATATTAAAGTTAATCCTGAAAGCACAAATGACATTGATGTCTGGAGTATtcgtgaaaaatttaataatgaatattttgaaCTTGTATAG
- the LOC122851274 gene encoding 60S ribosomal protein L36-like produces MAPRYEIAVGLNKGHKTSKIRVAKTKAEQAKTVTLRPARLKGRVTKHSKFVRNLISEVTGHAPYEKRAMELLKVSKDKRALKFLKRRLGTHIRAKRKREELGAVLVQMRKAAAAHH; encoded by the exons ATGGCACCCAGGTACGAAATTGCTGTTGGCCTCAACAAGGGTCACAAAACTTCAAAAATTCGTGTAGCCAAAACCAAGGCTGAACAAGCTAAAACTGTTACCCTCAGACCTGCTCGTCTCAAGGGA cgTGTTACCAAACACAGCAAATTTGTTCGTAACTTGATTAGTGAAGTCACTGGTCATGCTCCATATGAAAAACGTGCCATGGAGTTGTTGAAGGTCTCAAAAGACAAACGTGCTCTTAAATTCTTGAAAAGAAGA TTGGGAACACACATTCGTGCTAAGAGGAAGCGTGAAGAACTTGGAGCTGTTCTTGTCCAAATGAGAAAAGCAGCAGCAGCTCATCAttaa
- the LOC122851277 gene encoding tRNA modification GTPase GTPBP3, mitochondrial, with product MSVVKKLINNMRIPSALMSRLNDTGGIIGVRMKTTTTTSSTIYALSSGQGKSGVAVVRISGSNASLALKKMTNLTEPVARKTFLKKIYDPETKEVIDKGLCIWFPGPKSFTGEDSVEFQVHGGPAILEALMLALSKLKFHPALPGEFTKRSFYNGKLDLTEIEGLADLINAETEQQRRQALLQADGNLSKLYKNWRTILLRSLANIEAYIDFSEDDNIEDNVLHDCNEKIKQLVDDLSRHLADGRRGEILRNGVRTVIIGKPNVGKSSLLNYLVQRNAAIVTDIAGTTRDIVELNTNIAGYPVILADTAGLTESTSDIVEIEGIRRAKEYAKTADFIIIMIDGSTFSSSQKSFDNFVKDYINELGMESLILQNGKLSSNCVCVVNKIDLIDEKLIDDLVNCQAVPISCTKEDGLSKLMTVLKNHFENICGNPSRENPTISQARHRIHLLNCVDYLSNYLEMSSKEEYDMVIAAQNIRNGMREIGKITGHVNTEEILDVIFTNFCIGK from the exons atgtctgttgttaaaaaattaattaataatatgagAATACCAAGTGCACTGATGTCACGTCTAAACGACACTGGCGGTATTATTGGCGTTCGAatgaaaacaacaacaacaacaagttcCACTATTTATGCATTATCTTCAG gACAAGGAAAAAGTGGTGTTGCTGTTGTGAGAATATCTGGAAGTAATGCATCATtggcattgaaaaaaatgacaaatttaacTGAACCAGTTGCtagaaaaacatttttaaaaaaaatatatgatccAGAAACTAAAGAAGTTATTGACAAAGGATTATGCATATGGTTTCCTG GTCCTAAATCATTTACTGGTGAAGATAGTGTTGAATTTCAAGTTCATGGTGGTCCAGCAATTCTTGAAGCATTAATGTTggcattatcaaaattaaaatttcatccaGCATTACCAGGTGAATTTACAAAACGTTCATTTTATAATGGTAAATTAGATTTAACAGAAATTGAAGGATTAGCTGATTTAATAAATGCTGAAACAGAGCAACAAAGAAGACAAGCATTGCTCCAAGCTGATGGTAATTtaagtaaattatataaaaattggagAACAATTTTATTGAGATCATTGGCAAATATTGAGGCATACATTGATTTTAGTGAGGATGACAATATTGAAGACAATGTTTTACATgattgtaatgaaaaaataaagcaacttgttgatgatttatcaagacATCTTGCTGATGGTAGACGAGGTGAGATATTGAGAAATGGTGTCAGGACAGTTATCATTGGAAAGCCAAATGTTGGTAAAagtagtttattaaattatttagtacAAAGAAATGCAGCAATTGTTACTGATATTGCTGGAACAACTAgagatattgttgaattaaatacaaatattgcTGGATATCCAGTGATACTTGCTGATACTGCTGGTCTTACTGAGTCTACCAGTGATATTGTCGAAATTGAAGGTATCAGGAGGGCCAAAGAATATGCTAAAACTGctgattttattatcatcatgattGATGGATCAACTTTTTCATCTAgtcaaaaatcatttgataattttgtcaaagattaCATCAACGAATTGGGAATGGAATCTTTGATACTGCAAAATGGAAAGCTATCTAGCAATTGTGTTTGTGTTGTTaacaaaattgatttaattgatgaaaaattaattgatgatttagtCAATTGTCAAGCTGTTCCAATATCTTGTACAAAAGAAGATGGATTATCAAAATTGATGACAGTACTGAAGaatcattttgaaaatat atGTGGAAATCCATCACGAGAGAATCCAACAATTAGCCAAGCAAGACATAGAATTCATTTGTTGAAttgtgttgattatttatcaaattatttagaaatgaGCTCAAAGGAAGAGTACGATATGGTAATTGCAGCTCAAAATATTAGAAATGGAATGAGagaaattggaaaaataactGGACATGTTAATACCGAAGAAATTTTAGAtgttatatttacaaatttttgtattggaaaatga